The following proteins are co-located in the Sphingomonas panacis genome:
- the rhaT gene encoding L-rhamnose/proton symporter RhaT, with protein sequence MNGNANPLIGVLYHWLGGFASATFYVPYRGVRRWSWEIYWLTGGIFSWLLAPWFFASIQTNDLLGVLAQTPVPTLVWPVVFGLLWGFGGLTYGLTMRYLGLSLGMAVVLGLCTVFGTLIPPLVQGDFHEKLLATASGRIVLLGLVITLAGIATVAFAGARKDAALSDAEKAETVAEFNFRKGIAVAVFSGIMSSCFAFGLAAGEPIKAISAAAGTGPLWTGLPILCLVMFGGLVTNGLWCAWLIVKNRSAGQWLGRGAVATGAPLGLNYLLSALAGTMWYFQFFFYTMGESQMGRFGFSSWTLHMASIIIFGTLWGFAFREWRAAAPRVKAMVWTGIGLLVLATVVIGYGNSLGA encoded by the coding sequence ATGAACGGCAATGCCAACCCGCTGATCGGCGTTCTCTACCACTGGCTCGGCGGGTTCGCCTCGGCGACCTTCTACGTGCCCTATCGCGGCGTGAGACGCTGGTCGTGGGAGATCTACTGGCTGACCGGCGGCATTTTCTCCTGGCTGCTCGCGCCGTGGTTCTTCGCGTCGATCCAAACCAACGATCTGCTCGGCGTGCTGGCGCAGACGCCGGTGCCGACGTTGGTGTGGCCGGTGGTGTTCGGTCTGCTGTGGGGTTTCGGCGGGCTGACCTATGGGCTGACGATGCGCTATCTCGGGCTGTCGCTGGGCATGGCGGTGGTGCTCGGGCTGTGTACGGTGTTCGGCACGCTGATCCCGCCGCTCGTCCAAGGGGATTTCCACGAAAAGCTGCTGGCGACCGCATCGGGGCGGATCGTGCTGCTCGGCCTCGTCATCACGCTCGCCGGCATCGCGACGGTGGCGTTCGCCGGCGCGCGCAAGGACGCCGCGCTGAGCGACGCCGAGAAGGCTGAGACGGTCGCGGAGTTCAACTTCCGCAAGGGCATCGCGGTCGCGGTGTTTTCCGGCATCATGTCGTCGTGCTTCGCCTTTGGCCTCGCGGCGGGCGAGCCGATCAAGGCGATCTCCGCCGCTGCCGGCACCGGCCCCTTATGGACCGGGCTGCCGATCCTGTGCCTCGTCATGTTCGGCGGGCTGGTCACCAACGGCCTGTGGTGCGCGTGGCTGATCGTGAAGAACCGCAGCGCGGGGCAGTGGCTCGGGCGCGGCGCGGTCGCCACCGGCGCGCCGCTCGGGCTCAACTATCTGCTCTCCGCGCTGGCGGGGACGATGTGGTATTTCCAGTTCTTCTTCTACACGATGGGCGAAAGCCAGATGGGCCGCTTCGGCTTTTCGAGCTGGACGCTGCACATGGCGAGCATCATCATCTTCGGCACGCTCTGGGGTTTCGCCTTTCGGGAATGGAGAGCCGCCGCGCCCCGCGTCAAGGCGATGGTGTGGACCGGCATCGGCCTGCTCGTGCTTGCGACGGTGGTGATCGGCTACGGCAACAGCCTGGGGGCGTGA
- a CDS encoding SGNH/GDSL hydrolase family protein: MKTGLPLLIVAALALPTPGVASWSRSWAVAPQSAGKPSDLPDLTGRTLRQVVRISSGGTRIRLRLTNELSASALKLGSVHVALVDARGKIVPGSDRAVTFDGVAAPTIPDRAPLVSDPVALRVAPLTHVAISLYFPQGAPDPTVHGYAAATAWIATGDQTGAATLDGATKFTQRMVIDGLDVDTPQRGSTVVAFGDSITDGVRATADADTRWPDQLAERLQKAGRTSVGVANLGISGNRVLAEGAGNNALARFDRDVLSIPGVSHVIVLEGVNDIGGATARKTPLPTVADLTGGYRQMVARAHDKGVKVIFATILPYKGAGYWGAEGEAVRKQVNTWIRTNTVADGYVDLARAVADPADPDRFAKAYDSGDALHPNDAGFTAMAAAIDLKLLR, encoded by the coding sequence ATGAAGACCGGTCTGCCGTTGCTGATCGTCGCCGCGCTTGCTCTGCCAACGCCGGGCGTCGCATCCTGGTCGCGGAGCTGGGCGGTCGCACCGCAAAGTGCGGGCAAGCCGAGCGACCTGCCCGATCTGACCGGGCGGACGCTGCGCCAGGTGGTGCGGATCAGCAGCGGCGGCACGCGCATCCGGCTGCGGCTGACCAACGAACTGTCGGCGAGCGCGCTCAAGCTCGGCAGCGTCCATGTCGCCTTGGTCGATGCGCGCGGCAAGATCGTGCCCGGCAGTGACCGCGCCGTCACCTTCGACGGCGTGGCCGCGCCGACCATTCCCGATCGCGCGCCGCTGGTGAGTGATCCCGTAGCGCTGCGCGTGGCGCCGCTCACGCATGTCGCGATCAGCCTGTACTTCCCGCAGGGCGCGCCCGACCCGACCGTCCACGGCTATGCCGCCGCGACCGCGTGGATCGCGACGGGCGACCAGACCGGCGCGGCCACGCTCGACGGTGCGACCAAGTTCACGCAGCGCATGGTGATCGACGGACTCGACGTCGATACGCCGCAGCGCGGATCGACCGTGGTCGCGTTCGGCGATTCGATCACCGACGGCGTGCGCGCCACCGCCGATGCCGACACGCGCTGGCCCGATCAGCTTGCCGAGCGGTTGCAGAAGGCGGGGCGCACCAGCGTCGGCGTCGCCAATCTCGGCATCAGCGGCAACCGCGTGCTGGCCGAAGGCGCGGGCAACAACGCGCTCGCGCGCTTCGACCGCGACGTGCTCTCGATTCCAGGCGTGTCGCACGTCATCGTGCTCGAAGGCGTCAACGACATCGGCGGCGCGACCGCGCGCAAGACCCCGCTGCCGACCGTCGCCGACCTCACCGGTGGCTATCGCCAGATGGTCGCGCGCGCGCACGACAAGGGCGTCAAGGTGATCTTCGCGACAATCCTGCCGTACAAGGGCGCGGGCTATTGGGGCGCCGAGGGCGAGGCGGTGCGCAAGCAGGTCAACACCTGGATTCGCACCAATACGGTCGCCGACGGCTATGTCGATCTCGCCAGGGCGGTCGCCGATCCGGCCGACCCAGACCGCTTCGCCAAGGCGTATGACAGCGGCGATGCGCTCCATCCCAACGACGCGGGCTTCACCGCAATGGCGGCGGCGATCGATCTCAAGCTGTTACGGTAA
- a CDS encoding L-rhamnose mutarotase — MSIHAFRMQLKPGVIDEYRARHDAIWPELSALLTESGIYDYSIFLDEATLSLFAVLRLTEDNARDTLPDHPVMKRWWDHMAPLMEVEADNRPREWPLPLIFHHA; from the coding sequence ATGTCGATCCACGCCTTCAGGATGCAGCTCAAGCCCGGCGTGATCGACGAATATCGTGCGCGCCACGATGCGATCTGGCCCGAACTCTCCGCGCTGCTCACCGAAAGCGGAATCTACGATTATTCGATCTTCCTCGACGAAGCGACGCTGAGCCTGTTCGCGGTGCTCAGGCTCACCGAGGACAATGCCCGCGACACATTGCCCGATCATCCGGTGATGAAGCGGTGGTGGGACCATATGGCGCCGCTGATGGAGGTCGAGGCCGACAACCGCCCGCGCGAATGGCCGCTGCCGCTGATCTTCCATCACGCCTGA
- a CDS encoding FadR/GntR family transcriptional regulator has product MSTSGGNGVTEKTSAGAAPRIHTSIARDLGVAIVSGQYQPGAVLPGEIEFSAQLKVSRSAYREAVRMLAAKGLVESRTKTGTRVSERSRWNMLDPEVLAWAFVNEPPEPFVRSLFEMRLIVEPAAAALAAVRRTEPQLARMRAALEGMGRHGLGTAEGRRADQEFHSLILLATGNEPLAALSSTITAAVRWTTAFKYRKNAVPRDPLDDHGAVFAAIAAGDAAQARETMTALVSMALEDTSTVLGD; this is encoded by the coding sequence ATGAGCACATCAGGGGGAAACGGCGTGACCGAAAAGACCAGCGCGGGGGCTGCGCCGCGAATCCATACCAGCATCGCGCGCGATCTCGGCGTCGCGATCGTCAGCGGCCAGTATCAGCCCGGCGCGGTATTGCCCGGCGAGATCGAGTTCAGCGCGCAGCTCAAGGTGTCGCGCAGCGCTTACCGCGAGGCGGTGCGGATGCTCGCCGCCAAGGGGCTGGTCGAAAGCCGCACCAAGACCGGCACCCGCGTCAGCGAACGGTCGCGCTGGAACATGCTCGATCCCGAAGTGCTCGCCTGGGCGTTCGTCAACGAACCGCCGGAGCCGTTCGTTCGCAGCCTGTTCGAAATGCGCCTGATCGTCGAACCCGCCGCCGCCGCGCTGGCGGCGGTGCGGCGCACCGAGCCGCAGCTCGCACGGATGCGGGCGGCGCTTGAGGGGATGGGACGGCACGGCCTCGGCACGGCCGAGGGGCGGCGGGCCGATCAGGAATTCCACAGCCTGATCCTGCTCGCCACCGGCAACGAGCCGCTCGCCGCGCTGTCGAGCACGATCACCGCGGCGGTGCGCTGGACCACCGCGTTCAAATACCGGAAGAACGCGGTGCCGCGCGATCCGCTCGACGATCACGGCGCGGTGTTCGCGGCGATTGCCGCGGGCGATGCCGCGCAGGCGCGCGAGACGATGACGGCGCTGGTGTCGATGGCGCTGGAGGATACCAGCACGGTGCTGGGGGACTGA
- a CDS encoding UxaA family hydrolase, which yields MRAIKVEQRDDVAVAMEALPAGDLVRVGGADVRLVEDIPAGHKFAVTPVTAGQPVLRYGFPIGTARADIAPGAHVHTHNVATALATAGSYRYAPASAAPATAPSARTFEGYVRADGSVGTRNEIWIIPSVGCVGRTAERLAARAGGDLPAGVDAVVAFPHPFGCSQLGDDLAGTTRVLAALACHPNAGGVLLLGLGCESNQLSGMLALIPPERRDRIRVVGAQASSDEMADGQAAIDELVALAAQDRRSSVPLSALTLGVKCGGSDGLSGLTANPVIGRIADRVGDAGGRVLLTEIPEIFGAEQLLMDRCTSRETFDALVALVNGFKDYFVRNGEPVSENPSPGNIRGGITTLEEKSLGAVQKGGHVPVTDVLPYAGRVRRAGLTLLEAPGNDAVSTTALAAAGATMTLFSTGRGTPLGSPVPTVKIASNAALAAAKPGWIDFDAGAVLDDGLDVAADRLLDRIIAIASGEPTRNEINEERAIAIWKRGVTL from the coding sequence ATGCGAGCGATCAAGGTTGAACAGCGCGACGACGTCGCGGTGGCGATGGAAGCGCTGCCGGCGGGCGATCTCGTGCGCGTCGGCGGTGCCGACGTCCGGTTGGTCGAGGATATTCCGGCGGGCCACAAATTCGCCGTGACACCGGTAACAGCAGGGCAGCCGGTGCTACGCTACGGTTTCCCGATCGGCACCGCGCGCGCCGACATCGCGCCGGGCGCGCACGTCCACACGCACAACGTCGCGACCGCGCTCGCCACCGCCGGCAGCTATCGCTACGCGCCCGCCTCTGCCGCCCCGGCGACCGCGCCGAGCGCGCGCACGTTCGAAGGCTATGTCCGCGCCGACGGATCGGTGGGGACGCGTAACGAGATCTGGATCATCCCCTCGGTCGGCTGCGTGGGGCGCACCGCCGAGCGGCTCGCCGCGCGCGCCGGCGGCGATCTGCCCGCCGGGGTCGATGCCGTCGTCGCCTTCCCGCATCCGTTCGGCTGTTCGCAACTCGGCGATGATCTCGCCGGCACGACGCGGGTGCTCGCCGCGCTCGCCTGCCACCCCAATGCCGGCGGCGTGCTGCTGCTCGGTCTGGGGTGCGAATCGAACCAGCTCAGCGGCATGCTCGCTCTGATCCCGCCCGAACGGCGCGACCGAATCCGCGTGGTCGGCGCGCAGGCGTCGAGCGACGAGATGGCGGACGGCCAGGCGGCGATAGACGAACTGGTGGCGCTCGCCGCGCAGGATCGGCGCAGCAGCGTGCCGCTCTCCGCGCTGACGCTCGGGGTGAAGTGCGGCGGTTCGGACGGGCTGAGCGGCCTCACCGCCAACCCGGTGATCGGCCGCATCGCCGATCGCGTCGGCGATGCCGGTGGCCGCGTGCTGCTCACCGAAATCCCCGAGATCTTCGGCGCCGAGCAATTGCTGATGGACCGTTGCACCAGCCGCGAGACGTTCGACGCGCTGGTTGCGCTGGTCAACGGCTTCAAGGACTATTTCGTCCGCAACGGTGAGCCGGTGTCGGAGAATCCGAGCCCCGGCAACATTCGCGGCGGCATCACCACGCTGGAGGAGAAATCGCTCGGCGCGGTGCAGAAGGGCGGTCACGTTCCCGTCACCGACGTGCTGCCCTATGCCGGGCGTGTGCGCCGTGCTGGCCTCACCCTGCTGGAAGCGCCGGGCAACGATGCGGTCTCGACCACCGCGCTCGCGGCGGCGGGGGCGACGATGACCCTGTTCTCGACCGGACGCGGCACCCCGCTCGGCAGCCCGGTGCCGACCGTCAAGATCGCCTCGAACGCCGCGCTCGCCGCCGCCAAGCCGGGCTGGATCGATTTCGACGCGGGCGCTGTGCTCGACGACGGTCTCGACGTCGCCGCCGACCGGCTGCTCGACCGGATCATCGCGATCGCCTCGGGCGAGCCGACCCGCAACGAGATCAACGAGGAGCGCGCCATCGCGATCTGGAAGCGCGGCGTGACGCTGTAG
- a CDS encoding MFS transporter, which produces MTSAEAQQLTPVSNPAPPNGRYRWVICSLLFAVTAINYVDRQMIGVLKPVLASDLHWTEIDYANVVFWFQAAYAIGYIGFGRFVDVVGARVGYAVAFAIWTAAHIAHGAVNTITQFAMARFALGIGESGNFPVAIRAVTEWFPARERAFAIGVFNAGANVGAIVTPLLVPWLVALYGGNWRPAFVITGVVSLVWLVAWVILYRSPAKHPRVSPQELAWIEQDPADPTTPMRWRDIIRFRETWAYAAAKFCIDPVWWFYLFWLPGYLSERYHLDLKSFGPPLVVVYLMSDVGSVAGGWLSGRMMKAGWSVNAARKTTMLICACAILPIFAVQSVDNLWTAVFIIGLATAGHQAFSANLYTLPSDLFPRSAVGSVIGIGGAIGGVGGMLFSLYIGRVLQELGSYAPIFLVAAAAYFVALLIVQMLSPRLARVAIASA; this is translated from the coding sequence ATGACGTCAGCGGAAGCCCAACAATTGACACCGGTGTCTAATCCCGCGCCGCCGAATGGCCGCTATCGCTGGGTGATTTGCAGCCTGCTGTTCGCCGTCACCGCGATCAACTATGTCGATCGCCAGATGATCGGCGTGCTCAAGCCGGTGCTGGCGAGCGATCTGCACTGGACCGAGATCGACTATGCCAATGTCGTCTTCTGGTTCCAGGCCGCCTATGCGATTGGCTATATCGGCTTCGGCCGCTTCGTCGACGTGGTCGGCGCGCGGGTCGGCTATGCGGTCGCCTTCGCGATCTGGACCGCCGCGCACATCGCGCACGGCGCGGTCAACACCATCACCCAGTTCGCGATGGCGCGCTTCGCGCTCGGCATCGGCGAATCGGGCAATTTCCCGGTCGCGATCCGCGCCGTCACCGAATGGTTTCCGGCGCGCGAGCGTGCCTTCGCGATCGGCGTGTTCAACGCCGGAGCGAACGTCGGCGCGATCGTCACGCCGCTGCTCGTGCCGTGGCTGGTCGCGCTGTACGGGGGCAACTGGCGGCCGGCGTTCGTCATCACCGGCGTGGTCAGCCTCGTCTGGCTGGTCGCCTGGGTCATCCTGTACCGTTCGCCCGCGAAACACCCGCGCGTCTCGCCGCAGGAGCTTGCGTGGATCGAGCAAGACCCCGCCGATCCGACCACGCCGATGCGCTGGCGCGACATCATCCGCTTCCGCGAGACCTGGGCCTATGCGGCGGCGAAATTCTGTATCGATCCGGTGTGGTGGTTCTATCTGTTCTGGCTGCCCGGCTATCTCAGCGAGCGCTATCACCTCGATCTCAAGTCGTTCGGGCCGCCGCTGGTCGTGGTGTATCTGATGTCGGACGTCGGCTCGGTCGCCGGCGGCTGGCTGTCGGGGCGGATGATGAAGGCGGGCTGGAGCGTCAACGCCGCGCGCAAGACGACGATGCTGATCTGCGCCTGCGCGATCCTGCCGATCTTCGCGGTGCAATCGGTCGACAATCTGTGGACTGCGGTGTTCATCATCGGTCTGGCGACCGCGGGGCACCAGGCGTTTTCCGCGAATCTCTACACCTTGCCGTCCGATCTCTTCCCGCGTTCGGCGGTGGGATCGGTGATCGGCATCGGCGGCGCGATCGGCGGGGTCGGCGGCATGCTGTTCTCGCTCTATATCGGCCGCGTGCTTCAGGAGCTTGGCAGCTACGCGCCGATCTTCCTCGTCGCCGCCGCCGCCTATTTCGTCGCGCTGTTGATCGTGCAGATGCTGTCGCCGCGGCTCGCCCGCGTCGCCATCGCGTCCGCGTGA
- the uxaC gene encoding glucuronate isomerase, giving the protein MTKPLTLHPDRLFPAEPTIRDIARRLYAGVADLPIVSPHGHTDPAWFATNEPFSDPSSLLIVPDHYVFRMLFSQGTSLETLGVPTVDGSLTETDSRKIWHVLANNYHLFRGTPSRMWLDWVFSAVFGLDVLLEAETADLYYDTIDAALKTEAFRPRALFERFNIEVIATTESPLDGLAHHAAIRASGWGGRVVTAYRPDPVVDPEAARFADNVRRFGETAGEDVSTWDGYLAAHRFHRARFREAGATSTDHGHPSARTADLTPEDAAALYARVLVAATPEDAELFRAQMLTEMARMSIEDGMVMQLHPGVHRNHNAAVLARFGRDKGADIPTEGEFVDSLKPLLDRFGTDPRLTLILFTLDEDVYSRELAPLAGHYPCLRLGPPWWFHDSPEGMRRFRERTTETAGFYNTVGFNDDTRAFLSIPARHDVARRMDCVWLAQLVAEHRLPEDEAHEVAHALAYDLVKKAYKL; this is encoded by the coding sequence ATGACAAAACCGCTCACGCTCCACCCGGACCGGCTGTTCCCCGCCGAGCCGACCATCCGCGACATCGCGCGGCGGCTCTATGCCGGCGTCGCCGATCTGCCGATCGTCAGCCCGCACGGTCATACCGATCCGGCGTGGTTCGCGACGAATGAACCGTTCAGCGATCCGTCGTCGCTGCTGATCGTGCCCGATCATTATGTGTTCCGCATGCTGTTCAGCCAGGGCACGTCGCTCGAAACGCTCGGCGTGCCGACGGTCGATGGCAGCCTGACCGAGACCGATTCGCGCAAGATCTGGCACGTGCTCGCCAACAACTATCATCTGTTTCGTGGCACGCCCTCGCGGATGTGGCTCGACTGGGTGTTCTCGGCGGTGTTCGGGCTCGACGTGCTGCTCGAAGCGGAAACCGCCGATCTCTATTACGACACGATCGACGCCGCGCTGAAGACCGAGGCGTTCCGCCCGCGCGCGCTGTTCGAACGCTTCAACATCGAAGTGATCGCCACCACCGAAAGCCCGCTCGACGGCCTCGCGCACCACGCCGCGATCCGCGCGAGCGGATGGGGCGGGCGCGTCGTCACCGCTTATCGCCCCGATCCGGTGGTCGATCCCGAGGCGGCCCGTTTCGCCGACAATGTCCGCCGTTTCGGCGAGACCGCCGGTGAGGACGTGTCGACGTGGGACGGCTATCTCGCCGCGCATCGCTTCCACCGCGCGCGCTTCCGGGAGGCCGGCGCCACCTCGACCGATCACGGCCACCCGAGCGCCCGCACCGCCGATCTGACGCCCGAGGACGCCGCCGCGCTCTATGCGCGCGTGCTGGTGGCCGCGACCCCCGAAGACGCCGAGCTGTTCCGCGCGCAGATGCTCACCGAGATGGCGCGGATGAGCATCGAGGACGGCATGGTGATGCAGCTTCACCCCGGCGTCCACCGCAACCACAATGCCGCCGTGCTGGCGCGTTTCGGTCGCGACAAGGGCGCCGACATCCCCACCGAGGGCGAGTTCGTCGATTCGCTCAAGCCGCTGCTCGACCGCTTCGGCACCGATCCGCGGCTGACGCTGATCCTCTTCACGCTCGACGAGGATGTCTACAGCCGCGAACTCGCGCCGCTCGCCGGCCATTATCCGTGCCTGCGGCTCGGCCCGCCGTGGTGGTTCCATGACAGCCCGGAGGGGATGCGCCGCTTCCGCGAACGCACCACCGAGACCGCCGGTTTCTACAACACGGTCGGCTTCAACGACGACACCCGCGCTTTCCTGTCGATCCCGGCGCGGCACGATGTCGCGCGGCGGATGGATTGCGTGTGGCTCGCGCAGCTCGTCGCCGAGCATCGCTTGCCAGAAGACGAAGCGCACGAAGTCGCGCACGCGCTCGCCTATGATCTCGTCAAGAAGGCGTACAAGCTGTGA
- a CDS encoding mannitol dehydrogenase family protein, which produces MRLSTETLGTLPADIARPAYDRGAVKRGVVHLGIGAFHRAHQAAYFEAALAAGDLRWGITSVSLRSAGVRDQLAPQDCLYALVVRDGDARSVAIVGAEQAVLVAPEDPAAVVAALAHPDARIVTLTITEKGYKLDRAKGILLADDADVAADCASLAAPRTAPGFLAAGLAARRAAGLGALTVISCDNLPHNGALLREAVLAVARANDPALAEWIAAEVAFPASMIDRIVPATTDADIAALATDLGVEDRAMVKTEPFSQWVIEDRFVTERPDFAALGVQLTEAVAPWEDAKLRLLNGAHSGIAYLGALAGDDFVHDFVATAAGRGFVEALWDEAQTTLDPPEGLDIAAYRTALMGRFANSALQHRTRQIAMDGSQKLPQRLLATIAERRTAGAPVDALALAVAAWMRWQAGVTDAGETFTVDDPAAETLGALSAAAADTAARVDALLGFFGFEADTDLRETLVTHLTALETDGARAAVARFG; this is translated from the coding sequence GTGAGGCTCTCGACCGAAACGCTCGGCACCTTGCCCGCCGACATCGCCCGCCCCGCCTATGACCGTGGCGCCGTGAAGCGCGGCGTCGTCCATCTCGGCATCGGCGCGTTCCACCGCGCGCACCAGGCCGCCTATTTCGAGGCGGCGCTGGCGGCGGGCGATCTGCGCTGGGGCATCACCTCGGTATCGTTGCGCTCGGCCGGCGTGCGCGATCAACTCGCGCCACAGGATTGCCTCTATGCCTTGGTGGTGCGCGATGGTGACGCGCGCAGCGTGGCGATCGTCGGTGCCGAACAGGCGGTGCTGGTCGCCCCCGAAGACCCCGCCGCCGTCGTCGCCGCGCTCGCGCATCCCGACGCCCGCATCGTCACGCTGACGATCACCGAAAAGGGCTACAAGCTCGACCGCGCCAAGGGCATTTTGCTCGCCGACGATGCCGATGTCGCCGCCGACTGCGCCTCGCTCGCGGCCCCACGCACCGCGCCGGGCTTCCTCGCCGCCGGCCTCGCCGCGCGCCGCGCCGCCGGATTGGGCGCGCTGACGGTGATCTCGTGCGACAACCTGCCGCACAACGGCGCGTTGCTGCGCGAGGCGGTGCTGGCGGTCGCGCGCGCGAACGATCCCGCGCTCGCCGAGTGGATCGCCGCCGAAGTCGCCTTCCCCGCCTCGATGATCGACCGAATCGTCCCCGCCACCACCGATGCCGATATCGCCGCGCTCGCGACCGATCTCGGCGTCGAAGACCGGGCTATGGTCAAGACCGAGCCGTTCTCGCAATGGGTGATCGAGGACCGTTTCGTCACCGAACGCCCCGATTTCGCCGCGCTCGGCGTGCAGCTTACCGAGGCCGTCGCACCGTGGGAGGACGCCAAGCTCCGCCTGCTCAACGGCGCGCATTCGGGCATCGCCTATCTCGGCGCACTCGCCGGCGACGACTTCGTCCATGACTTCGTCGCGACCGCCGCCGGGCGCGGCTTTGTCGAGGCATTGTGGGACGAGGCGCAAACCACGCTCGACCCGCCCGAGGGCCTCGACATCGCCGCCTATCGCACCGCGCTGATGGGCCGCTTCGCCAACAGCGCGCTCCAGCACCGCACCCGCCAGATCGCGATGGACGGCTCGCAGAAGCTCCCCCAGCGCCTGCTCGCGACGATCGCCGAGCGGCGGACGGCGGGCGCTCCGGTCGATGCGCTCGCGCTGGCGGTGGCGGCGTGGATGCGCTGGCAGGCGGGCGTCACCGATGCCGGCGAGACGTTCACCGTCGACGATCCCGCCGCCGAGACGCTCGGCGCGCTGTCCGCAGCGGCGGCGGATACGGCGGCGCGGGTGGATGCTTTGCTCGGGTTCTTCGGCTTCGAAGCGGATACGGATCTACGCGAGACGTTGGTCACGCACCTGACCGCGCTGGAAACCGACGGGGCGCGCGCGGCGGTGGCGCGGTTCGGCTGA
- a CDS encoding adenosylmethionine--8-amino-7-oxononanoate transaminase produces MTHSPVWHPFTQHGLGEPIPLVTHGEGAALYTQDGRRIVDAISSWWVTTHGHRNPRIMAAIAAQTQKLDQIIFAGWTHEPAEALARGLTAMLPPALTRVFYSDSGSTSVEVALKMALGFWANRGEARHRILVLEHSYHGDTIGAMSVGARGVFNRAYAPLLFDVGTIPFPATGHEQTTLDALEAECRAGAAAFIVEPLLLGAGGMLIYPPETLAAMRAICAAHDVLFIADEVMTGWGRTGTLLACEQAGVVPDILCLSKGLTGGAIPLAVTLATEPIYAAHCSQDRATMFFHSSSYTANPIACAAALANLEIWRDEPVAERIADLSRRQAARLAALDHPAIGGKRQLGTITALDIADPDTGYLSTLGPRLLGFFRERDLLLRPLGNTVYVMPPYCIDDADLDAIYAAIGDACAMLAVRQTD; encoded by the coding sequence GTGACCCACTCCCCCGTCTGGCACCCGTTCACCCAGCATGGCCTCGGCGAGCCGATTCCGCTCGTCACGCACGGCGAGGGCGCGGCGCTCTACACGCAGGACGGGCGGCGGATCGTCGATGCGATCTCGTCGTGGTGGGTGACGACGCATGGACACCGCAACCCGCGCATCATGGCGGCAATCGCCGCGCAGACGCAGAAACTCGACCAGATCATCTTCGCCGGCTGGACTCACGAACCCGCCGAGGCGCTCGCGCGCGGGCTGACCGCGATGCTGCCGCCAGCGCTCACCCGCGTGTTCTATTCGGATTCGGGATCAACGAGCGTCGAGGTCGCGCTCAAGATGGCGCTCGGTTTCTGGGCGAACCGGGGCGAAGCCCGACACCGCATCCTCGTGCTCGAACACAGCTATCACGGCGATACGATCGGCGCGATGTCGGTCGGCGCGCGCGGGGTGTTCAACCGGGCGTATGCGCCGCTGCTGTTCGATGTCGGCACGATCCCCTTCCCCGCCACCGGGCACGAACAGACGACGCTCGACGCGCTCGAGGCGGAATGTCGGGCGGGCGCGGCGGCGTTCATCGTCGAGCCGCTGCTGCTCGGCGCGGGCGGGATGCTGATCTACCCGCCCGAGACGCTCGCGGCGATGCGCGCCATCTGCGCGGCGCACGATGTGCTCTTCATCGCCGACGAGGTGATGACCGGCTGGGGCCGCACCGGCACGCTGCTGGCGTGCGAGCAGGCGGGTGTCGTGCCCGACATCCTGTGCCTGTCGAAAGGGCTGACCGGCGGCGCGATCCCGCTCGCCGTCACGCTGGCGACCGAGCCGATCTACGCCGCGCATTGCTCGCAGGATCGCGCGACGATGTTCTTCCATTCGTCGAGCTACACCGCCAACCCGATCGCCTGCGCCGCCGCGCTCGCCAATCTGGAGATCTGGCGCGACGAGCCGGTCGCCGAACGGATCGCCGACCTGTCACGACGGCAGGCGGCGCGGCTGGCGGCGCTCGATCATCCCGCGATCGGCGGCAAGCGCCAGCTCGGCACGATCACCGCGCTCGACATCGCCGATCCCGATACCGGCTATCTCTCGACGTTGGGGCCGCGCCTGCTCGGTTTCTTCCGCGAGCGCGACCTGCTGCTGCGCCCGCTCGGCAACACCGTGTATGTGATGCCGCCCTATTGCATCGACGATGCCGATCTCGACGCGATCTATGCCGCGATCGGCGATGCGTGCGCGATGCTCGCTGTCCGACAAACCGATTGA